Proteins co-encoded in one Pocillopora verrucosa isolate sample1 chromosome 1, ASM3666991v2, whole genome shotgun sequence genomic window:
- the LOC131799794 gene encoding small ribosomal subunit protein mS39 — protein sequence MAASLAMCSRCARKLKHIRVNRPLALRPLCTAPSKSSSDELDDKAMYLEALYASSRKRDPLAVLRALESTVRPTHFMPNPEFIEDNNLLPRNKIMKDQCYWAKRSGVEAAKFVISNCPGIFPLWNANPAWKVEGAQAIDVDDVQTEDQLKVLIKGKSARNAAQAFEKFKEQGVEVSLETQNNLLDLVAFKLGTESAEETLTLEEKSEYLETGDADMDESETFSNDDDLINPEGDGGTITVLWNSDNYAERLFKSMTTKDGRTYEAMMLGLIKFRAYERAFDMLINGMRANGHQASLLTYNYLLKGISRIENWEMAQILVKEMVKEPVVIPDLITFNSLMRVAVVGVKEGQRTRLVLSLMRDMKDLGIEPSLESYTQLLRAEYLPFWNKKKERKQNKQPLKKMFASPAVLDLILTQLESLPNLPPIIDPEDSNFLNTAMSAAILCIDANIAIRVYNLVQKDRNVSYLGVKYSQFYSTFLLALSTSDVEFSLLYKYYKEIVPEKIRPRSYVYVTLLNQAYKTHNVKIAPQLYQDMQKYKVEISENVVRALIKTLAAADNPEDLKKNLEVMHDVLHWVGVFKLSIPPLTIALIIRMYTVNDKLEEAWNCLAMYNKVEAFPHFSSLFNILNLAVKKGDKTKVVVTFELIAKYGFEFNSRRRSRYYDAVDLPPDKRKHIDKLFESLAALEKNRKKAIDAAANLPDEDDASHNPTEI from the exons ACCACTATGCACTGCACCCTCCAAGTCATCTTCTGATGAATTAGATGATAAAGCCATGT ATTTGGAAGCTCTATATGCTTCTTCCAGGAAAAG agATCCATTAGCTGTGTTGAGAGCATTGGAGTCAACTGTAAGACCT ACACATTTCATGCCAAATCCTGAGTTTATTGAGGACAATAATTTGCTACCaagaaataaaatcatgaaG GATCAATGTTATTGGGCCAAGAGGTCAGGTGTAGAAGCTGCTAAGTTTGTGATCTCAAATTGTCCAGGGATTTTTCCTCTTTGGAATGCAAACCCT GCTTGGAAAGTAGAAGGTGCACAAGCTATTGATGTTGATGATGTTCAAACTGAGGATCAACTGAAAG TATTAATTAAGGGGAAGAGTGCCAGGAATGCTGCccaagcctttgaaaaattcaaggaacaag GGGTTGAAGTGTCACTGGAAACACAAAATAACTTGCTTGACCTGGTTGCCTTTAAACTGGGCACTGAATCAGCCGAAGAGACTTTGACCTTAGAA GAAAAATCAGAGTATTTAGAAACTGGGGATGCTGATATGGATGAGAGTGAAACATTTAGTAACGATGATGATCTAATTAACCCAGAG GGTGATGGTGGTACAATTACTGTTTTATGGAA CAGTGACAATTATGCAGAACGATTGTTTAAAAGTATGACAACCAAAGATGGCCGAACATATGAAGCTATGATGCTAGGTTTGATAAAG TTTAGAGCCTATGAAAGAGCCTTTGATATGCTAATCAATGGAATGAGAGCAAATGGACACCAAG CTTCTCTGTTGACCTACAATTATCTATTAAAGGGAATCTCAAGAATTGAAAATTGGGAAATGGCACAG ATTCTTGTCAAAGAAATGGTTAAAGAACCTGTAGTCATTCCTGATCTCA TCACATTCAATTCCCTTATGAGGGTTGCTGTTGTAGGAGTTAAAGAAGGACAAAGGACAAGGCTTGTACTGTCCTTGATGAGAGACATGAAAGATCTTGGAATAG AGCCTTCTCTGGAATCATACACTCAGTTACTACGAGCAGAATACCTGCCATTTTGGAAcaagaagaaggaaaggaagcagAATAAAC AACCATTGAAAAAGATGTTTGCAAGTCCTGCAGTTCTTGATCTAATTCTCACTCAACTGGAATCTCTGCCCAATCTCCCACCCATTATAGATCCAGAAGATA gcaACTTCCTCAACACAGCTATGAGTGCA GCTATTCTTTGTATTGATGCTAATATAGCAATACGTGTGTACAACTTGGTGCAGAAAGACAGGAATGTTTCTTATCTTGGTGTGAAATATTCTCAGTTCTA TTCCACATTTCTTTTGGCCCTCTCAACATCAGATGTGGAATTTTCTTTGCTATATAAGTACTACAAAGAAATTGTACCTGAG AAAATTAGACCAAGATCATACGTCTATGTCACCCTTCTGAACCAGGCGTACAAGACTCACAATGTAAAAATTGCTCCACAACTCTATCAGG ATATGCAAAAGTATAAAGTAGAGATTTCAGAAAATGTAGTCAGAGCATTGATTAAAACCCTTGCTGCAGCTGACAATCCTGAG GATCTTAAAAAGAACTTGGAAGTCATGCACGATGTTTTACATTGGGTAGGAGTATTCAAGCTAAG TATTCCTCCACTGACCATTGCTCTAATCATTCGGATGTACACTGTAAACGATAAACTAGAAGAAGCTTG GAATTGTTTAGCGATGTACAATAAAGTAGAAGCCTTTCCACA TTTTTCAAGTCTCTTTAACATACTGAATCTGGCGGTGAAGAAAGGTGACAAAACCAAAGTAGTG GTAACTTTTGAGCTGATAGCCAAGTATGGGTTTGAATTTAACAGTCGCAGACGAAGTCGTTATTATGATGCAGTCGACCTTCCTCCTGATAAAAG GAAACACATCGACAAGTTATTTGAAAGTTTAGCTGCTCTCG aaaaaaacaggaagaaagcAATAGACGCAGCAGCTAACTTGCCGGATGAG GATGATGCCTCACATAACCCAACAGAGATTTAA